A DNA window from Mytilus edulis chromosome 14, xbMytEdul2.2, whole genome shotgun sequence contains the following coding sequences:
- the LOC139503140 gene encoding uncharacterized protein, whose amino-acid sequence MPRRKNWRAAEAKRGVKNPKKQRLTDLTWDTGPINSTKSDLDIGDTDTFNNSNSNNMGDTDLHTNINNSNSNNMGDTDLHTNINNSNSNNMGDTNLHSNANNSNLKLLEKSELNKLEISELNILEISELNKLEKSELNKHEQSELNQNSNNNCANQNSNNNCAYQNSNNNSANQNSNNNCANQNSDNNCLKETCHIQTDILSNESNNSYAKKDSHCFIQTNLLQDQNEQLKTNSEQGVSKYYNSFNANFIKFGTFDQYATKFADQSRGNQCTCNCLVFLSLSSLNFDSNTLNLDYILNKGDEIYRKHVQELTTQGLFKNMLLNFDEIPVKIEIPEGIFIINKQNILFGIALQYQELTGFLTLQEAIQNCIKQSNRFLIMIGAICSAVYYYNHTYYFFDTHSHSECALNNPLDSSGKSILIGFADLHDLLSYLYGFYTSLQIDLDSQFEILPVCISNEDTDKDMTKQIKNYFEDQKLRNRKQKKVSYQYMKVPKFVYMKNYMQKRRKNKQFKEKELNAKRYSRKDKNYRKTEAHRKKSQRDNSDIRQMERQRELAAKREARKDENYRRAEAESKKSQRDNPDLRRMERQREFVAKKEARKNENYRRAEAESKKSQRDNPDIRQMERQRELAAKREVRKDKNYRRAEAESKKSQRDNPDLRGMERQRDFVAKREARKDENYRRAEAESKKSQRDNPDLRRMERQREFVAKREARKNEDFNRRELAAKREARKNEDFNRRELAAKREARKNENFNRRELAAKREARKNENFNRRELAAKREARKNENFNRRELAAKREARKNENFKRNETKKKKIARQDENYRKHESKRDFHRKQEYRSHPENLENERLKKQSSRQKNLDIDRCYEKTVKSTKRKNIDFTDHEKDLKKKRTHGITLDTCIRNFKTKINEGPTYICTSCHQTWFCDSVVNAKTIKMNTPANMSHCFTNFKSVQHIEWICHTCLNAIKRQRIPRFAIANKMGFPQKPKELNLYPLEERLLSLRIPFMQIRQLPRGGQLSVKGNVVNVPVEVQPTINSLPHTLEKSGTISVKLKKKLEFKKCDFSENVRPFAVICALHYLMRTSELYKSSGIEINEDWITEIAKINEEEIPNEKNSTEQEDNQDENDSEHDSDHFSEVDENETHVGNTDTLLDHIPDDNPLCDAGLTFAPGEGQRPISLYSDPDAEYLSFPTIFCGQRRPDNKDRSVSVHYTDIVKWELRSMDRRVAQSVPNIFFKLKKIQLKNISDKVNLALRRCQSEGKKWTAKDVLNPNTVNDLVRLDEGYYIFRSLRNSPVYLEKRKKDLFAMIRQLGLPTWFGSLSSADTNWKDLLRILGKLNDGKEYTDKELEEMDWNQKSKLVQKDPVTCSRYFDYRVQQFMNLVLKSDHDPIGKLTDFFYRVEFQQRGSPHIHILIWIENAPVYESNSNEDVVAFIDKYVSCSLSENDSSLVNLQVHKHSKTCRKKGHPICRFGFPLPPMKATVILEPLKENDDIEKYKAIYKEIQNEINILHNSEDIDQMTYDMFLDDVLQMNDENYIKAIRSNLSGPKVFLKRKPSEVRVNGYMKTVLIAWQANHDLQFVLDAFACAVYIVSYISKSQKGMSALLDQAAKEARQGNLDLKHQVRHIGNYFSNSVETSAQEATYLTLQMPLTKATRQVVFINTSPQHKRTFLLKQSSALEKLGPDSTEIESDNDIKRYSRRPKQLENWCLADYVSQLELQYPKNLESSDHETEQQENESETENEETNADVIEENNNKINITLKNGIRIYQRKTPKVIRYVKYNYKTDSENFYRERLMLFYPWRNELSDLQCGHETFEKMYLTVSRLLEKKAKQYEGKVIDLEKAIEEAENDCNENDQIAPATQQVEMEDAEIGPTESEQYVHFNPDRPTEHRLYDMSREVGIEARTVELTNHANRISESDYFDLIRSLNKKQWEFFKHVVTWVKTKHEPFYTFLTGGAGCGKSVVVRTIFQALHRHLCSIEGEDPDDIRILLCAPTGKAAYNINGLTIHNAFQIQPNKGLDQSLSCDVLNTLRMKYRNLSLILIDEISMVGNKMFSLLERRLKKIKGSNCSFGGVSIIAIGDFFQLQPVFDSWIFNDLSKGLTALAPNYWKLLFSFHELTEIMRQKDDLEFAQLLNRLRQNQLTENDFAVLNTRTVSISDPSYRTNATHLFVENALVDNFNLQYISKLGSQKVKVKAVDTVCGDLPASVKTKLLSSLPEKQSDTANLAKEVVLAIGMKYDLTANIEVTDGLTNGSTCELKLIECKTKSIRPSIIWVKFEDARIGANSRRKYSHLYGKDVEKTWTPMFDIKRSFTYKYKTFERIQFPLRPAAGKTIHKSQGDTLQEVVVSLKSKRKGKIPHIHYVALSRVTSLTGLQILDLNQEAIAVAECVRQELHRLRTDATLQLCFKPLYNLSSNYFKVVFNNSRSLHAHFNDIKSDPNILDADVIGIAESRLVSTDENDDFHVPGFEPPVRLDQKQTNFNTRPPHGLVLYYRNDCILHNTVTFSTPSLEFVIADIISPSKGLFQVVFVYKAPICKLQQLKDTFLANLLPDVYLKHPKIIIMGDFNIDLNTGNTSFLKFMRDSFCCSQIVSKPTTSYGTLLDLIFLNFDSKVNFETDVLDSYWSDHKVIYVAIETQ is encoded by the coding sequence ATGCCAAGAAGAAAAAATTGGAGGGCAGCTGAGGCTAAACGTGGTGTAAAAAACCCAAAGAAACAGAGACTGACGGACTTGACTTGGGATACTGGACCCATTAACAGTACAAAATCTGACCTTGACATAGGTGATACTGACACCTTCAACAACAGTAACTCAAATAACATGGGGGATACTGACCTCcacacaaatataaacaacagtaacTCAAATAACATGGGGGATACTGACCTCcacacaaatataaacaacagtaacTCAAATAACATGGGGGATACTAACCTCCACTCAAATGCAAACAATAGTAACTTGAAACTACTTGAAAAATCTGAATTGAATAAACTTGAAATATCTGAACtgaatatacttgaaatatctgAATTGAATAAACTTGAAAAATCTGAATTGAATAAACACGAACAATCTGAATTGAATCAAAACAGTAACAATAACTGTGCAAATCAAAACAGTAACAATAACTGTGCATATCAAAACAGTAACAATAACTCTGCAAATCAAAACAGTAACAACAACTGTGCAAATCAAAACAGTGACAATAACTGTCTAAAAGAAACTTGTCACATACAAACAGATATTCTGTCAAATGAATCAAACAATAGTTATGCCAAAAAAGATTCTCATTGTTTTATCCAAACTAATCTGTTGCAAGACCAAAATGAACAACTTAAAACTAATTCAGAACAAGGAGTATCAAAATATTACAATTCTTTTAatgcaaattttattaaatttggaaCTTTTGACCAGTATGCCACAAAATTTGCTGATCAAAGCAGGGGAAACCAATGTACTTGTAATTGCTTAGTTTTCTTATCACtttcttctttaaattttgattcaaacACACTGAACCTGGATTACATTTTGAATAAAGGTGATGAAATTTACAGGAAGCATGTTCAAGAATTAACAACACAgggattatttaaaaatatgctcttaaattttgatgaaattcctGTCAAAATAGAAATTCCTGAAGGGATTTTtataattaacaaacaaaatattctgtttGGAATAGCTTTACAGTACCAAGAGTTGACTGGATTTCTCACATTACAAGAAGCAATTCAAAATTGTATAAAGCAGTCGAACAGATTTCTTATTATGATTGGAGCCATATGTTCAGCAGTTTATTATTATAATCATACATACTATTTTTTTGACACTCATTCTCATTCAGAATGTGCACTGAATAATCCATTAGATTCCTCTGGCAAAAGTATTTTGATTGGATTTGCTGACTTACATGACCTCCTCAGTTACTTGTATGGTTTTTACACCAGTTTACAAATTGATTTAGACtctcaatttgaaattttacctGTATGTATCAGTAATGAAGATACTGACAAAGATATGACCAAGCAGATTAAGAATTACTTTGAGGATCAGAAACTAaggaacagaaaacaaaaaaaagtttcctACCAGTATATGAAAGTACCCAAGTTTGTATATATGAAAAACTACatgcaaaaaagaagaaaaaacaaacaattcaagGAAAAAGAATTAAATGCTAAAAGATATTCAAGAAAAGATAAgaattacagaaaaacagaagcACATAGAAAGAAGTCTCAGAGAGATAATTCTGATATAAGACAAATGGAAAGACAAagagaacttgctgctaaaagagaggctagaaagGATGAAAATTATAGAAGGGCTGAAGCAGAAAGTAAAAAGTCTCAAAGAGATAATCCTGATTTAAGACGGATGGAAAGACAAAGAGAATTTGTTGCTAAAAAAGAGGCTAGAAAGAATGAAAATTATAGAAGGGCTGAagcagaaagtaagaagtcgCAAAGAGATAATCCTGACATAAGACAAATGGAAAGACAAagagaacttgctgctaaaagagaAGTTAGAAAGGATAAAAATTATAGAAGGGCTGAAGCAGAAAGTAAAAAGTCTCAAAGAGACAATCCTGATTTAAGAGGGATGGAAAGACAAAGAGACTTTGTTgctaaaagagaggctagaaagGATGAAAATTATAGAAGGGCTGAAGCAGAAAGTAAAAAGTCTCAAAGAGATAATCCTGATTTAAGACGGATGGAAAGACAAAGAGAATTTGTTgctaaaagagaggctagaaagaatgaagatttcaatagaagagaacttgctgctaaaagagaggctagaaagaatgaagatttcaatagaagagaacttgctgctaaaagagaggctagaaagaatgaaaatttcaatagaagagaacttgctgctaaaagagaggctagaaagaatgaaaatttcaatagaagagaacttgctgctaaaagagaggctagaaagaatgaaaatttcaatagaagagaacttgctgctaaaagagaggctagaaagaatgaaaatttcaaaagaaacgaaacaaaaaagaaaaaaattgccaGACAAGATGAAAACTACAGAAAACATGAGTCAAAACGAGACTTCCACAGAAAACAAGAATATAGGTCACATccagaaaatttagaaaatgagcgTTTGAAGAAACAAAGTTCAAGACAGAAAAACCTAGATATAGACAGATGTTATGAAAAGACAGTCAAAAGTactaaaagaaaaaacattgattttacaGATCATGAAAAAGACCTCAAAAAGAAAAGAACTCACGGTATAACCCTTGATACCtgcataagaaattttaaaacaaaaattaatgaaggtcctacatatatatgtacttcTTGTCATCAAACTTGGTTCTGTGATTCTGTAGTTAATGCTAAAACTATTAAAATGAATACTCCTGCTAACATGTCtcattgttttacaaattttaaatctgTACAGCACATAGAATGGATATGCCACACTTGTCTAAATGCAATTAAAAGACAAAGAATACCTCGCTTTGCAATAGCAAATAAGATGGGATTTCCCCAAAAACCAAAAGAATTAAATTTGTATCCCTTAGAAGAGAGACTGTTATCATTAAGAATTCCTTTTATGCAGATTCGACAGTTGCCTAGAGGTGGACAGTTATCAGTTAAAGGCAATGTTGTAAATGTGCCTGTTGAAGTTCAACCTACAATAAATTCACTTCCTCATACGTTAGAGAAATCAGGAACAATATCAGTTAAACTGAAGAAGAAGCTGGAATTCAAAAAGTGTGATTTTAGTGAAAATGTGAGACCATTTGCTGTCATTTGTGCATTACATTATTTGATGAGAACAAGTGAATTGTACAAGTCTTCTGGAATAGAAATAAATGAGGATTGGATTACAGAAATagcaaaaataaatgaagaagaaataccaaatgaaaaaaatagtacaGAACAAGAGGATAACCAAGATGAAAATGATTCAGAACATGACTCGGATCATTTCAGTGAAGTAGATGAAAATGAAACACATGTTGGTAATACAGATACACTTTTAGATCACATTCCAGACGACAATCCACTATGTGATGCAGGTTTAACTTTTGCTCCTGGTGAAGGTCAACGACCAATTAGCCTCTATAGTGATCCTGATGCAGAGTACTTATCTTTTCCAACTATATTTTGTGGTCAAAGAAGGCCAGATAATAAAGACAGGTCTGTTTCTGTTCACTATACTGATATTGTCAAATGGGAACTAAGGTCCATGGATAGGAGAGTAGCACAGTCtgtaccaaacattttttttaagttgaagaaaattcagttaaaaaacaTAAGTGATAAGGTCAATCTTGCTCTGAGAAGGTGTCAATCAGAAGGAAAAAAATGGACAGCGAAAGATGTACTCAATCCTAACACTGTAAATGATCTTGTAAGATTAGATGAAGGTTATTACATCTTTAGAAGTTTAAGAAACTCTCCAGTATACCTTGAAAAGAGGAAAAAAGATTTGTTTGCAATGATCAGACAATTGGGTCTTCCAACATGGTTTGGCTCTCTTTCATCTGCAGACACTAACTGGAAAGATTTGTTACGAATTCTAGGAAAATTAAATGATGGCAAAGAGTATACTGACAAGGAATTGGAAGAAATGGATTGGAATCAGAAATCTAAACTTGTTCAGAAAGACCCTGTGACATGCTCTAGATATTTTGATTATCGTGTCCAACAGTTTATGAACTTAGTGTTGAAAAGTGATCATGATCCTATTGGAAAATTGACAGACTTTTTTTATAGGGTTGAATTTCAACAGAGAGGTTCACCACACATTCATATCTTGATTTGGATTGAAAATGCACCAGTATATGAAAGTAATTCAAATGAAGATGTTGTagcatttattgataaatatgtcTCCTGTTCACTTTCAGAAAATGACAGTAGTTTAGTCAATTTACAAGTTCATAAACATTCTAAAACATGCAGAAAAAAAGGTCACCCAATTTGTCGTTTTGGTTTCCCCCTTCCACCTATGAAAGCAACAGTAATCTTAGAGCCTTTGAAAGAAAATGATGACATAGAAAAGTACAAGGctatatataaagaaatacaaaacgaaaTTAATATACTTCACAATTCTGAAGATATAGACCAGATGACATATGACATGTTTTTAGATGATGTGTTACAAATGAATGATGAAAATTACATAAAGGCCATAAGAAGCAACTTGAGTGGTCCAAAAGTTTTTCTCAAACGAAAACCATCTGAAGTCCGTGTTAATGGTTACATGAAAACTGTGTTGATAGCTTGGCAAGCAAACCATGatttacagtttgttttagatGCATTTGCATGTGCAGTGTATATTGTTTCATACATAAGCAAGTCACAAAAAGGTATGAGTGCATTACTAGACCAAGCAGCAAAAGAAGCACGACAGGGAAATTTAGACTTGAAGCATCAAGTAAGGCACATTGGGAATTACTTTTCAAATTCTGTTGAAACAAGCGCACAAGAAGCAACATACTTAACACTACAGATGCCTTTAACAAAAGCAACAAGACAAGTTGTCTTCATTAACACATCTCCACAACACAAAAGAACTTTCCTTCTAAAACAATCATCAGCCTTAGAAAAACTAGGCCCAGACTCTACTGAAATAGAATCAGACAATGATATTAAAAGATACTCGCGTAGACCAAAACAACTGGAGAACTGGTGTCTAGCAGACTATGTATCTCAGCTTGAATTGCAGTATCCTAAAAACTTGGAATCCTCAGATCATGAAACAGAACAGCAGGAAAATGAATCTGAAACTGAAAATGAAGAGACAAATGCAGATGTTatagaagaaaacaataacaaaatcaaCATAACACTGAAGAATGGTATTAGAATATACCAAAGAAAAACACCTAAGGTTATAAGATATGTTAAATATAATTACAAGACTGACTCTGAAAACTTCTACAGAGAACGCTTAATGTTATTTTATCCATGGAGAAATGAACTTTCAGATTTGCAATGTGGAcatgaaacatttgaaaaaatgtacTTGACTGTTTCAAGACTATTAGAAAAGAAAGCTAAGCAATATGAAGGAAAAGTAATAGATCTAGAGAAAGCTATAGAAGAGGCAGAAAATGATTGTAATGAGAATGATCAAATAGCACCTGCCACACAGCAAGTAGAAATGGAAGATGCTGAAATAGGCCCAACAGAATCAGAACAGTATGTTCATTTCAATCCAGATAGACCAACAGAACATAGACTGTATGATATGTCTCGTGAAGTTGGAATTGAAGCAAGAACAGTAGAATTGACAAATCATGCCAACAGAATAAGTGAGAGTgattattttgatttgataagATCCTTGAATAAGAAACAGTGGGAATTTTTCAAACATGTTGTCACATgggttaaaacaaaacatgaaccattttatacatttttgacagGTGGAGCAGGATGTGGAAAATCTGTAGTTGTCAGAACAATATTTCAAGCTTTACATAGACACTTATGTTCTATTGAAGGTGAGGACCCTGACGATATAAGAATTCTTCTTTGTGCTCCTACTGGAAAGGCAGCTTACAATATAAATGGTCTGACTATTCACAATGCTTTCCAGatacaaccaaataaaggacTTGACCAGTCACTGTCATGTGATGTTCTCAATACACTCAGAATGAAATACAGAAATTTGTCTCTGATTTTGATTGATGAAATTTCAATGGTTGGAAACAAAATGTTCTCTTTACTGGAAAGAAGGCTGAAAAAAATCAAGGGAAGCAACTGTTCATTTGGTGGCGTGAGTATCATAGCTATTGGTGACTTTTTCCAACTCCAACCTGTATTTGACAGCTGGATTTTCAATGATCTAAGCAAAGGATTAACAGCGTTAGCTCCTAATTActggaaattattattttcttttcatgaaCTTACTGAAATAATGAGACAAAAAGATGATTTGGAATTTGCTCAATTACTAAATAGGTTGAGACAAAATCAGCTGACTGAAAATGATTTTGCAGTTTTAAATACAAGAACTGTTTCAATCAGTGATCCATCATACAGAACTAATGCTACTCATTTGTTTGTTGAAAATGCtttagtggataattttaatttacaataCATATCTAAATTAGGCTCACAAAAGGTTAAAGTTAAAGCAGTTGACACAGTTTGTGGGGATTTACCAGcatctgtaaaaacaaaattacttagTTCTTTACCAGAAAAACAGTCTGATACAGCCAATCTTGCAAAGGAAGTGGTATTAGCAATTGGGATGAAATATGATCTTACAGCTAATATTGAGGTCACTGATGGTCTCACAAATGGTTCAACTTGTGAACTTAAATTGATAGAGTGCAAAACTAAATCTATAAGACCAAGTATCATATGGGTTAAGTTTGAGGATGCCAGAATTGGTGCAAACAGTAGAAGAAAATATTCACACTTGTATGGAAAAGATGTTGAAAAAACATGGACTCCAATGTTTGACATTAAAAGGTcatttacttataaatataagaCCTTTGAAAGAATTCAATTTCCTCTTCGTCCAGCAGCCGGAAAAACAATTCATAAATCGCAAGGAGACACATTACAAGAAGTTGTTGTTAGTCTGAAATCAAAACGTAAAGGGAAAATACCACATATTCACTATGTTGCGCTAAGCAGAGTAACATCTTTAACTGGATTACAGATATTAGATCTCAATCAAGAAGCAATAGCTGTAGCAGAGTGTGTTCGACAAGAATTACACAGACTAAGGACAGATGCAACTCTACAGTTGTGCTTTAAGCCATTGTATAATTTATCAAGTAACTATTTTAAAGTAGTTTTCAACAACTCAAGGTCTTTGCATGCTCactttaatgatataaaatcagACCCTAACATCTTGGATGCTGATGTTATTGGTATTGCTGAATCAAGACTTGTTTCAACagatgaaaatgatgattttcatgTACCTGGTTTTGAACCACCAGTTCGATTAGACCAAAAGCAAACAAACTTTAATACAAGACCACCTCATGGATTGGTATTATATTATCGAAATGATTGTATTCTTCACAATACAGTCACTTTCTCAACTCCATCTTTAGAGTTTGTTATAGCAGACATAATATCACCCAGCAAAGGTCTTTTTCAGGttgtctttgtttacaaagcACCAATCTGTAAATTGCAACAACTAAAAGATACTTTCCTTGCAAACCTTCTTCCTGATGTGTATTTAAAACATCCAAAAATTATCATAATGGGagactttaatattgatttaaacaCTGGGAACACCTCTTTTTTAAAGTTCATGAGAGATTCATTTTGCTGTTCACAAATTGTGTCTAAACCTACTACATCTTATGGTACATTGTTGGACTTAATTTTCCTAAATTTTGATAGTAAGGTAAATTTTGAAACAGATGTTCTTGATTCCTATTGGTCAGATCATAAAGTTATATATGTAGCCATTGAAACACAATGA